Genomic DNA from Deltaproteobacteria bacterium:
CATACGGAGCGAGGCTCTCGTTTTCCCGAGCCTCGATCGCGCTCCTGGTCCGCGGAATCGCTATGGCGCCCTCGTCTTCTCCTCGACCAATCGATCGAGCTTTGCGCGCTCCGCCGCGCTGAACTGCTCCGCGGCGCGCTCCGGAGGCGCCGTCGACACTGGAGGCGGCTCGGAGCCGACACCGGCGACGCGTTCGGCGGCCTTGCCGCCGAGTGTGCGCGCCGTCGCCTGCACGCCCTTCACGAGCTCCGCCGCCGTGCGAACGCGCAGGCTGAGCGTGCGCGTGTTCGCTTCCCAGCGCGTCTCGACGAGAAGGAAGGCCGCTCCCAGCAGGACGAGCAGGAACAGGAGGCGGAACACTCGAATCGACCTCGCGGCGTACGCGCCGAGGCCAGTCTAGGTCAGGGCTATCCGGGCGGCCAGCCGAACGTGCGCCCGCCGAGCAGGTGCAGATGAAGGTGATACACGGTCTGTCCGGCCGCGCCGCCCGTGTTCATGACGAGCCGGTAGCCCGCATCGGCGAAGCCGAGCTCGCGAGCCAGGCCCGTCGCGGTCTGCACCAGTTCACCGACGAGGGCGTGATCATCCGCACCGATCTCGAGGGTGCTCGCGATGTGCTTGCGCGGAATCAGCTGCACGTGCGCCGGCGCCTGCGGGTGGATGTCCTCGAAGGCCACGATGCGCTCGCTCTCGAAGACGATTCGCGCCGGCAGCTCCCGGGCGGCGATCCGGCAGAACAGACAGTCTCGCTTCATCACGCCCTCGCTGGAGTGCGCGCGAGTATACTCGCCCCGTGCGCCATCTCGAAATGCCGGAGCGCCTGCTTCTCGGTCCCGGACCGAGCAACGTGAGCGAAGAGGTGCGCGCGGCGCTCGCGCTTCCGCTCGTCGGCCATCTCGATCCCGCCTTTCTGGACCTGCTCGACGAGGTGCAGCGACAGCTGCTCGCGCTGTTCCGCGCGCCCGACGGCGCGCTCGCGCTGCCGATCTCGGGAACCGGCAGCGCGGGAATGGAGGCGTGCCTGGTCAACCTGCTCGAGCCGGGCGACGGCCTGCTCGTCGCGGTGAACGGGGTCTTCGGCGAGCGGCTGGCCGCGATCGGCGAGCGCTGCGGCGCGCGGCTGCTGCGCGTCGAGGCGGAGATGGGCGAGATCGTTGCGCCAGAGCGGATCATCGCGGCGATCGAGGCGCACCGCCCCGAGGTCGTCGCGCTCGTCCACGCCGAGACGTCCACCGGAGTCGCGCAGCCCGTGAAGGAGGTTGCCGCTGCGGCGCGGGCGTCCGGTGCGCTAGTCGTCCTCGATTGCGTCACTTCGCTCTCCGGCATGGACGTTCGCATGGACGAATGGCAGATCGACGCCGCCTACTCGGCGACACAGAAGTGTCTCGCCTGTCCGCCCGGCCTGTCCCCGCTCGCGATCGGCCCGCGCGCGATCGCGCGCCTGGAGCGCAGACGGCGGCCGGTGCAGAGCTGGTATCTCGATCTCTCCCTGATCGGACGCTACTTCGGAGCGCGGCGCGTCTATCACCACACCGCGCCGATCTCGATGATCTTCGCGCTGCACGCCGCGCTGTCACGCGTGTTCGCGGAAGGGCTCGAGCAGCGCTTCGCGCGCCACGCCTCGGCGCACGCCCGTCTGGTCGCCGGGCTCGAGCCGATGGGTTTTCGGATGCTGGTTCCCGCTCGGTACCAGCTTCCGATGCTCTCCGCCGTGCTGCCGCCGTTCGACGACGAGTCGGCGGCGCGCCGGCGGCTTCTCGACGAACACGGCATCGAGATCGGGGGCGGGCTCGGTAAGCTCGCGGGAAGGATCTGGCGCATCGGCCTGATGGGCGAGAACGCGCGGCCGGAGGTCGTGGACCGACTGCTCGCCGCGCTGAGCCGGCTCTAGAAGGACGGGGCCAGCGTGATGCCCGCGTCGGAGCTGCGGTGCGGCGCCGCGGAGATGCCGTCCAGACCCACGGCCAGTCTCGCCTCGACAGGGAAGTAGCGCGAGATGCCGAGCCAGCGCGCGAAGGGAATCACGAGCGAGGCGCGCGGACCGAACGTTCCGACCTCGACGGCGACGCGGGCGTGGTCGAGGCTCGCGCGCGCGCCGATGCCAAGCTCGCCATCCGCATCGCCGTTCGCGTAGAACATCGGGTCGTAATCGCGACGGATCTCGATGCACGGCGTCTCGGGCGGACAGGAAAGGCTCTCGCCTCCGAGCGCACGCTCGGCCAGGAAGCTCTCCTCGCGACGCTCGAGCTCGACCGCGCCAGCCATGTGCGAGCGTTGCCCGTCCACCAGCGCCGCTTGGAACGCGTCGGCTCCGGACGCGAGCTCGACGCGCCAGGGGCGCGCGACGAGCGACCGCCCTGCCCGGACCCGCGCGTCCATCCGCCGCAGATGGCCCAGGACCCCGCCCGCGCTCTCGCCGCGGGCCGAGAGCGTCGCGTCCTCGATGCCGCTCGCCAGACCCGCCAGAAGCGCGAGCGATCGGGCCGTCGGTATTCGCGAGCCCGCTTCGACCGGCCGACCCGATTCGGTGTCGAGCGAGATCAGGAATGCCGCGGCGTCGGAAGTAAGCCCGTCCAGCAGCTCCGGCGCCGCTCCTTCGAGCGCCGCGCGCGCGACCACGACTCGCGTCGCAGCGAGGCGCGTCCACGCCGTCTTCGAGTGCGGCAGCACCAGGACTCCATCCTGGAACGCCGCGGCGCGCGGGCGGCTCCGCTCCTGGGCAGCGAGCGATTCGAGGCACGACGCCGCTTCGGCCGCCCGTTCGCCCTCGGGAGCGAGCTCGAGGTAGCGCCGCGCCGCGCTGCCAAGCGCGCGGCCCTCGGGCTGCCAGGAGCGCCAGGCCCGCGCCGGCGCATCGATCACCAGATTCGCCGGGCTCAGGGCCGCGCGCCAAGCCCGATACGACTCGCGCCAGGCTTCGAAGCCGTCGCGACTCAGCGCGAGCGCATCCGTCGCCGAGGGCACGGCCGTGGTGGAGAGCTCCTCTCCACCCACCCAACCGAGCGCGCGACGAGTCCGATACAGGTCGAGCTCGGTCTCGAACGCGGCATCCGGATCCACGCTCGGATCGACGAGCCACTCCGACGCGAGCTTCGCGGCCCGATCGCGTCCACGCGCGATGCGCCTCAGTTCGTCGAGGGCGCGATCGCGATCGCCGCGGAGATGGCGCGCCGCCGCGCGGGCCAGAGCGGCATCGCTGGAATCGATCGGTCCCAGCTCCTGCGCGCGCGCGAGGTCGTCGAGGAGCAGCGCGGTCCCGAGCTGAACCTCCCAGGCCGCGATCGAGAATTCCGAAGCAACCGCCTCCGACTCCGCCTGCTCGTCCAGCAGCGCGCGCCATTCCTGCTCGTCGATCTCGTCGAGCAGGCGGTCCGCGCGCGTCGAGCCGGGCTCGAGCGCGAGCGCGCGGTCGACGGTTCGGCGCGTGCGCCGGAGATCACCGGCTCCGAACGCGCGTTCGGCCTCGGAGAGCAGCTCCGCGACGCGAGCCTCGCTCTCGCGCCGCTCCAGGCGCGTGAAGAGCGCGAGGCTCGCGGCGTCGAGCTCGCCGCTGCGAGCGCCGGGCCCGAGCAGAACCATCGCCTCGTCTTCCGCCAGGCTCCGGTCATCCCAGTCGCGCAAGCCACGCCCGACCCGCCCGACAGAGCGCAGCAGCTTGAGCGGCGAGACTTGTAGCGATGCGTGGATCCCGAGGTCGACGATCTCCGCGGAGAGATCTGCGAATTTCCTGCGACGCTCGGCCGCGAGCAGCTCCGAGGCCTCGCTGGCGCGCGCCTGGTCGCTGCGAAGCTCGGGCGCGAGGAGCAGACTCGCCGCCTCCTCGCCGACATCGAGCTCGCCCGCGCGGCTGCTCGAGCCGGACGCGAGCGAGAGCACGAGCACGGCGATCGCCAGCGCGATGCGCGGATCAGTGCGCATGGCCCTTCACTTCCTCGTGGACGGCGAGCAGCGCCTCGATCCGCGTCCGCGCCTCGCGGCGGAGCGCGGGCTTGTGGTCCTCGCCCGCCAGCTCGTAGGCCGAGAACGCCTGATCGAGGAGCGAGTCGTATCGCTCGACGTCGAGATTCGCGATTCGCGCCCTCGCCCGCACCCGCTCGCGCCGCGCCGCATCCGCGTACAGATCGCCGAGTCGCAGCAGGTGCTTGCCGAAGAGCTTCGATTCGCGATGCGTCTCGATCAACGTCCGGCAGGCGCCGATCGCGTCGACGAGTCTGCCGGCGCGCTCCAGCCCGTCGACGCGCAGGACCTCCCAGCTCTCCGCCTCCTCGCGGGCCAACGGCTCCTGCGGAGTCCCCCGTACGTCGAGCGAGAGGCTTCGCCAGACCGCGAGTCGGCCTTCGACGAAGAGCAGCTCCTCCTCCGCGCTCGCGAAGGGTCGCTCGGGCGCGGCGGAAGCGGCGGCGAATTTCTCGATGCTCTCCAGCCGCTCCGCGGCCGCATCGCCCAGCAGCGACCCGGACTCCTTCACGCGCGAATACGCGCGCGCCGCGTCCTGGTAGCGGCGCAGTCGTTCGAGCGCCTTGCCGCGGGCGAACTCGATCACGTAGTCGGCGTTCTGCCATTCGGATTCGGCGCGCGCTCGCTGCGCCGCGAGACGATCGAGCTTCCAGAGCGCGACGGAGTAGACGTCGTTGCCACCGGGTCCGACCGCTCGATCGAAGCGGTACGTGTCGTCTTGCATGTGCATCTTCAGCTGCGAGACGACCGCCGTCAGCGAGTCGTGCGCGCCGGCGGCGTCGCGTTCGCGCTCGCTCTGCGAAGCGCTCGCGCAGCCGACGAGCCAGCCGAGAACCGGGGCCACGAGCGCGATCTGTCGCATGCGTCCCACGCCGTCACGAGGCTGCAGCTGTCGTGCCGGAGATCGGGAATCGGCAGCTCGCAGGCAGCTCCCGACGCAACCCGGCCCGGCTCGATACGGGAATCGCGCCTCGCCGACCGCTACTGCGAAGCGGCGTGCGCGGGGCGAAGCGGGGCGCACGTCCGAGTTGCGCGGATGCTGCGGATCCGCCGCCGGATCAGCGCTCCAGCCAGTCCTCCGGCACGCCTGCAAGCGACGCCTCGACCCTCAGGTCTCGCAATCGCTGGCGCGAGGCTTCGAGCGACTGGCGATCGCGGCGCAGCTGAGCCCGGAGCTTCAGGACCTCCGGATCGGTCGCCTCGCCCCCGGCCGGGGAGTAGTTCCAATCCCCCGCCGTCGTCTTGCGCAGTCGCTGCTGACCGACCTCTACCTTCGACTCGAGATCGGTCACCTCGTAGTTCGCGCGCTCGAACGCGTCGCGCCATTCGGCGCGGTCACGGCCCCCGTAGCGGGGCTCCGCCGAAGGAGCGTCGCTCATGCTTCCCGGCGGCCGGAGCAGCCGCTCCAGATCGAGCGGCGGGGATGGCTCGTGCTGCGGCGCCGGGGACACGTCCTCGGGACCGATGTCGCCCCCGGGCGGTGGCGCCGATTGCGCCCACCCGTAGCCAGGGCAGATCAGCAGGAGCAGCAGGCAGAGTCGGGCGGAGTGCATCCTCGGCCGAGTATAGGACAGGGCCGCGGCAGCTCCCATCAAGCGCGGATCAGGCGCGGCCGAAGCAGTGGGAGACGCGCGCGACGGCGGCTCGACGCGCGAGGGCGGGACCCCAAAATGGATCGAGAGCGACTCCATCGACTGCTGCGGCTGGGCTTCGAAAAGGGCGCATCCGACATCCACTTCCAGGTCGGATACCTGCCGCTCTATCGCTTCAACGGCGAGCTGGTCGAGCTGAAGTACAAGATCCTGACGATGGCCGACACCGAGGCCATCGCGCGCCTGCTCATGGAGTTCGATCCGTCCAAGACGCTCGACGGCGTGTCCGAGATCGACATGGCCTACGAGATCGCCGGCGAGGGACGCTTCCGCGTCAACATCTCGCGCGAGCGCAAGGCCTACAACATCGTGCTTCGCGTCGTGCCGCTCTCGATCAAGTCCTTCGAGGAGCTGAACCTGCCCTCGGTGCTGCGGACGATCGCGTCGGTGCAGCGCGGGCTGGTCCTCGTGACGGGCGCGACTGGAATGGGCAAGTCGACCACGCTCGCGACGATGCTCCAGGAGATCAACCGGGCGCTGAAGTGCAAGATCGTGACGATCGAGGATCCGGTCGAGTTCATCTTCACGCACGAGCATTCGATCATCACCCAGCGCGAGATCGGCACCGACACGCCGAGCTTTCCCGCCGCGCTTCGAGCCGCGCTGCGACAGGATCCGGACGTGATCATGGTGGGCGAGATCCGCGATGCGGAGACCGTCGACACGGCGCTGAAGGCGGCCGAGACCGGGCATGCGGTGTTCTCCTCGATCCACACCAACGACGTCGTGACCACGCTGCGGCGGGTGGTGTCGTTCTTCCCGGTCGAGGAGCACCAGCAGGTCCGGGAGCGCCTGGCGGAGAACCTGCAGTCGATCGTCTCGCTGCGTCTGCTCCCGAACAAGAAGGGCACCGGACGCGTGCCCGCCGTCGAGGTCCTGCGCACGACCCGCTCGATCCGCGAGTGCATCCGCGATCCGAACCGCGCGGTGGAGATCCGCGATCACATCGAGAAGGGGCATTCGGACATGGAGATGCAGACCTTCGATCAGCACCTCCTCGAGCTCTACCAGGCGAACAAGATCAAGCTCGAGACCGCTCGCGACGCCGCGTCGAATCCGCGCGACTTCGCGACCAAGCTCGCGCTCGAGGGCGACTCGTCCTACACGCAGGAGAGCCCGGGATCGCTCTCCGGCGGAAGCGACGAAGGTCGCTTCTAGACCGCCATGGAGATCCTCGCGCTCTACACCTCGCCCGATACGCTTCCCTCGGCGCTCGCCGCTGGCGCGCGCCATCTCGCCGCCGCGCTGCAGGGCTTCGCGCTGGTCTATCGCGCGACGCACGTCGCGGCCGAGCCCGACGGCTGGGCCGGCTTCACCTGTGCGAAGGACGCGCAGGTCGCGGGCGAGGAGCTCGACGACTTCGTCCGCCAGACGCTGGCATCCGAACGGCCGCTGCGAACCGACTCGCCCGAGGGCAGCCCGCGCATCTGGAGCCGAGCGGCGGGCGGGATCTACGGCTTTCCGATTCGCCACAACGGGCAGGTGCGCGGCGTTGCGCTGCTCGGCTGTCCGGGGCCGTGGCCGCGCGTGCAGAACGCGGGGATCGAGTCGATCCTTCGGCAGATCGCGCTGGTCCTGGATCACCATGCGGTGTCGAGCAGCCCCGCGGTCGAAGCCGAGCCGTCCGACGAGCTGCTGCGGCTCTCCGAGCAGCTGCTCGCCCAGGACATCGAGCTGATCAAGCGCGAGGAGCGGCTCACGCTCGTCGAGCGCCTGAAGGCGGATCTGATCGAGACGATGTCCTACGAGCTCCGCCAGCCGCTGAACAGCATGATCGAGCGCATGATCTCGGTGCTCGCGAACGAGCACGAGGCGCTCTCGGTATCGGGACGCGATTCGCTGCGCGGCGTGCTCGCCGACGGCAACACGCTGATGCAGATGCTCCAGAACATCCTCGACCTGTGGCGTCTGAAACAGGGCGAGGTTTCGATCGACATCCAGGACGTGAACCTGGCCGAGGTGATCGAAGAGGCGATCTTCAACGTTCGCGACACGCTGCAGCCCGACGTCGTCTTCGAGAAGCGGATCCCGTCGGCCCTGCCGAAGATCCGCACGGACCTCGGCAAGCTGAATCAGATCCTCTTCCACCTGCTCGACAATGCCGCGAAGTTCACGCGGCGCGGGCGGATCGCGCTCGAGCTCGGGCTAGAGGACGGGCAGCTGGTCTGCAGCGTGACGGACACGGGAATCGGGATCGCCCCGGACGATCAGGAGCAGATCCTCGACGAGTTCTACCGGGTCGATTCGTCGCCCGACAGCCGGCACCGCGGCGCCGGCCTGGGTCTCACGCTCGCGCGCGGATTGATCGAGAAGCTCGGCGGGTCGCTCTCGCTCCAGAGCGAGATCGGTCAGGGCTCGCGCTTCAGCTTCGCGTTGCCCGTCACCATCTGCTAGCCGCAGACGGTCAGTGCTGGGCGGCGTCGCCCTCGAGGTCGGGTGCGACGTAGCCGGCCGCGACCTCGCGCAGCGCGTTCACGACTGCCTTGTTCTCGGTCGTCTTCACCAGCCCGCGAGCTCCCCGCATGATCTGCTTGGCCCGGACAGAGACCATGACGACCAGGGCGAATCGGTTTCCCGCCCGCTCGGTGCAGTCCTCGATCGTGATTCTGGCCAAGGGGAACTCCTTCTCGTTGCGCGGCCGATCCTAGGATCTGGTCTTCGCCGGCGCAAGAAAGAAGAAGCCCCCGTCGCTTCGCAGCGACGGGGGCCTTCTATGGAATCAGAATGCGAGGCCTCAGACGGCCTTCTTGCGGCGGCGTGTGGCCTTCTTACGGCCAGCCTTCTTCTTTCCGCCCTTCTTCGCACCCTTCTTCCGCCGCGTTGCCTTCTTGCTCGCGGCTTTCTTCCGAGCTGCCATTTGCTCTCACCCCCATTTGCGTTTTTGTTCACCGTGCTCGCGTTGCGACCGCTCCGCTTGCGCTTCGGGGAGCAATTCGTGCACGACCGAGAGGACCCTGATTTGCGATTCCTCTCGCGTCACGTATCGGACTCGATCTTCCGAACTTGACGCGAGCACCGTTGTTTCACGTCTGGAAACGCGCGGTTCCCGTTCTCGGTTGCGCACACAGTAAGCATTGAGCGGCGAAAGTGTCAACGGAAGCGCCAAAAAAAACGCACCGATGTGTTCCATCGGTGCGTTTGGATCGTGTCGACAGGAGGCCGAACGCGATCGACGTCAGCGCTTGTTGCGCTTGTGTCTCTGCTTCGCGCGAAGCTTCTTGTACTTGTGCTTGCGCATCTTCTTGCGCCGCTTCTTGATCACGCTGCCCACGGAAAACCCGGCCTCCACCGTCGAGTGGCGGCCGAAGTTATCCGTGGGAGGGTGCTTGTCAAGCACCCTGCGCGCGAGAGAGCACCCAGGCCGCGCGTCCGAGCATGCGCGCCTGGACTCGCCCGAGCAGCCGATTCAGGGCATGCCCGCGCGGCAGGAAGCGGATCGGCGGCCTGCGCCGGATGCCGAGATCGGCGAGGCGCTTGTGCACCGACGCGTTTTCGGGATCCACCATCAGCGCCCTGCGCAGGAAGCGGATCGCGTCGGCCTTGAAGTCGAACGCCAGATAGATGCGGGCGAGGTTCTGATAGAGGTCCGGGTTGTAGAACTCCTGCCGCACCGCGGCACGCGCCAGCTCCACCCCGCCGAGGAACTGACCGCGCACGAGCGCGAGCGCGAGCGCATACGAGGAGCGGAAGCGCGCGTTCTGCGGGTCGATCAGATAGGCGCGAGAGAGGTGCTCGAACGCCTCGTGGCCGTGACCGGCCTCGAGAAGCGCGAAGCCGCGGCGATGGTGTTCTTCGGGCGTGAACTCGGTCTTCTGCTGCATGGGGTCTGCCACCTGTTCCCTTCTGCCCCCCTGAGCGCCCTTATCGGCCGCGGGAGCCGCCAGATGAGTGGCGCAAGCGACGCCGCGAACGCGGCCAGGGCTGCCTACGCGCGAAGAGGCAGGCGCACCACGAACTCGACCGTTCCGGCGAAGGGAAGCTCCGCCCAGGCGCGGCCGCCGTGCAGCTCGGCGATCGCGCGGACCAGGTTCAGCCCCAGCCCGACACCGCCATACTTCCTGGAGTACGAGCCATCGCGTTGCACGAAGCGCGCGAAGATCCGTTCGAGATCCTGCGGGCCGAGCTCGTGGGACGGATTGCGCACGCGAAGTTCGACGGCTTGGTCGTCGTGACCGGTGGAGACCCTCACCCGCGCGCCTCGCTGGCTGAACTTCAGCGAGTTCTCCAGCAGGTTCAGGACCACCTGCTTGATCCGGTCCGGGTCGAGCTCGGCGAGCGGCAAGGCGGGGTCGAGCGCCAGATCGACCGCGAAGCCCGCCTCGTCGAGTCTCGGCTTCAGGATCTGAAGGCATTCGTGGACGATCGCTCCGAGCGCGGCCGGCCGTCGCGCGAGCGCGACACCGCCTGCCTCGATGTTCGAGAGCTCGAGCAGGCCGCGGATCAGCTCGGTCATGCGGGAAGCCTCGCGCTCGACCAGGCCGAGAAACTCCGCACGCTGGACGGTGGAGAGCCGCGCTCCCCCGGCGATCTCGGCCGCGACGTCCCTGCGAAGCAGCGTCGCGAATCCCTTGATGCTGGTGAGCGGCGTCGTGAGCTCGTGGCTGACGTTGGCGAGGAACTCGGATTTCATCCGATCGGAGTCCACGATCCGCTCGTTCTGCAGTCGCAGCTGCTCGTTGCGCTCGC
This window encodes:
- a CDS encoding histidine triad nucleotide-binding protein, with protein sequence MKRDCLFCRIAARELPARIVFESERIVAFEDIHPQAPAHVQLIPRKHIASTLEIGADDHALVGELVQTATGLARELGFADAGYRLVMNTGGAAGQTVYHLHLHLLGGRTFGWPPG
- a CDS encoding alanine--glyoxylate aminotransferase family protein, which translates into the protein MPERLLLGPGPSNVSEEVRAALALPLVGHLDPAFLDLLDEVQRQLLALFRAPDGALALPISGTGSAGMEACLVNLLEPGDGLLVAVNGVFGERLAAIGERCGARLLRVEAEMGEIVAPERIIAAIEAHRPEVVALVHAETSTGVAQPVKEVAAAARASGALVVLDCVTSLSGMDVRMDEWQIDAAYSATQKCLACPPGLSPLAIGPRAIARLERRRRPVQSWYLDLSLIGRYFGARRVYHHTAPISMIFALHAALSRVFAEGLEQRFARHASAHARLVAGLEPMGFRMLVPARYQLPMLSAVLPPFDDESAARRRLLDEHGIEIGGGLGKLAGRIWRIGLMGENARPEVVDRLLAALSRL
- a CDS encoding PilT/PilU family type 4a pilus ATPase, which encodes MDRERLHRLLRLGFEKGASDIHFQVGYLPLYRFNGELVELKYKILTMADTEAIARLLMEFDPSKTLDGVSEIDMAYEIAGEGRFRVNISRERKAYNIVLRVVPLSIKSFEELNLPSVLRTIASVQRGLVLVTGATGMGKSTTLATMLQEINRALKCKIVTIEDPVEFIFTHEHSIITQREIGTDTPSFPAALRAALRQDPDVIMVGEIRDAETVDTALKAAETGHAVFSSIHTNDVVTTLRRVVSFFPVEEHQQVRERLAENLQSIVSLRLLPNKKGTGRVPAVEVLRTTRSIRECIRDPNRAVEIRDHIEKGHSDMEMQTFDQHLLELYQANKIKLETARDAASNPRDFATKLALEGDSSYTQESPGSLSGGSDEGRF
- a CDS encoding HAMP domain-containing histidine kinase — encoded protein: MEILALYTSPDTLPSALAAGARHLAAALQGFALVYRATHVAAEPDGWAGFTCAKDAQVAGEELDDFVRQTLASERPLRTDSPEGSPRIWSRAAGGIYGFPIRHNGQVRGVALLGCPGPWPRVQNAGIESILRQIALVLDHHAVSSSPAVEAEPSDELLRLSEQLLAQDIELIKREERLTLVERLKADLIETMSYELRQPLNSMIERMISVLANEHEALSVSGRDSLRGVLADGNTLMQMLQNILDLWRLKQGEVSIDIQDVNLAEVIEEAIFNVRDTLQPDVVFEKRIPSALPKIRTDLGKLNQILFHLLDNAAKFTRRGRIALELGLEDGQLVCSVTDTGIGIAPDDQEQILDEFYRVDSSPDSRHRGAGLGLTLARGLIEKLGGSLSLQSEIGQGSRFSFALPVTIC
- a CDS encoding DNA-directed RNA polymerase subunit omega: MARITIEDCTERAGNRFALVVMVSVRAKQIMRGARGLVKTTENKAVVNALREVAAGYVAPDLEGDAAQH
- a CDS encoding AURKAIP1/COX24 domain-containing protein; this translates as MGSVIKKRRKKMRKHKYKKLRAKQRHKRNKR